A single genomic interval of Alistipes provencensis harbors:
- a CDS encoding FadR/GntR family transcriptional regulator, with the protein MNHSPNIKQVETVLKYIKEQLYSGSLQPGERLPAERRLAETLGVGRAHVRAAFQKLEFYGIVQTFPQSGTVVAQEKMQVLERMITDALQIEQYDFASLVYVRVLLELEAVKLCARNRTPEDLENIEQALLECEAKFYTDERVSKDFAYHQALARGAHNPVIASMLLVITPDVLRYYQRYRVCTVPQEEVCFEHRELLRFVREQDEEGAVAMLRRHLKSLSEFAATYNDENHFLE; encoded by the coding sequence ATGAACCATTCGCCGAACATCAAACAGGTGGAAACCGTACTTAAATATATTAAGGAGCAGCTCTATTCGGGGAGCCTGCAGCCGGGCGAGCGCCTGCCCGCCGAGCGGCGGCTGGCCGAGACGCTGGGAGTGGGGCGCGCCCATGTGCGTGCGGCGTTTCAGAAGCTGGAGTTTTACGGCATCGTCCAGACCTTTCCCCAGAGCGGTACGGTGGTGGCGCAGGAAAAAATGCAGGTGCTGGAGCGCATGATTACCGATGCGCTGCAGATCGAGCAGTATGATTTTGCGTCGCTGGTCTATGTGCGCGTGCTGCTCGAATTGGAGGCCGTGAAGCTCTGCGCCCGCAACCGCACGCCCGAGGATCTGGAAAACATCGAGCAGGCTTTGCTCGAATGCGAGGCGAAATTCTATACCGACGAACGTGTGTCGAAGGACTTCGCCTACCATCAGGCGCTGGCCCGCGGGGCTCACAATCCGGTGATCGCCTCGATGCTGCTGGTCATCACGCCCGACGTGCTGCGTTATTACCAGCGTTACCGGGTCTGCACGGTCCCGCAGGAGGAGGTCTGTTTCGAACACCGCGAACTGCTGCGTTTTGTCCGCGAGCAGGACGAGGAGGGGGCGGTCGCCATGCTGCGGCGCCACCTGAAGTCGCTGAGCGAGTTCGCCGCCACATACAACGACGAGAATCATTTTCTGGAATAG
- a CDS encoding MarR family winged helix-turn-helix transcriptional regulator: protein MDKLCKIRDLQRAVNQFEAAFEKRYGICLNEGMALCSLANVERLCPGRLGELLGLTPSNTSKVLRSVESKGLVLRELCCHDRRQMYYSLTPRGRELLASVSCQKVETPEILRKWLCG, encoded by the coding sequence ATGGACAAGCTCTGTAAAATACGCGACCTGCAGCGTGCCGTGAACCAGTTCGAAGCCGCCTTCGAAAAACGCTACGGCATCTGCCTGAACGAAGGCATGGCCCTCTGCAGCCTCGCGAACGTCGAGCGCCTGTGCCCGGGCCGGCTGGGAGAATTGCTGGGACTCACCCCGTCGAACACCTCGAAAGTGCTTCGCTCGGTGGAGTCGAAAGGGCTCGTGCTCCGCGAACTTTGCTGCCACGACCGCCGGCAGATGTACTACTCGCTGACACCACGGGGGCGCGAACTGCTCGCCTCGGTCAGTTGCCAAAAGGTCGAAACCCCCGAAATACTACGCAAGTGGCTCTGTGGATAG
- a CDS encoding FecR family protein yields MIDNSELLEHWTELFIGYLNGTLSESEAAEFEALTRDPHFEALREQLTTSGYIADRMAGYDEFDTRGAFGRFRTAAGLGKPAGTLRRWAVAATGIAAAVVIAAGIAFLTRPLPSERERTLQLADAIYPAPDKVTLTLADGRRLQLDGQAEKQIEGVGRISYGTEGVKYETAPEVVEQAEEVLLYNELSVPEGSKCLITLEDGTQVWLNARSTLRYPVKFAAGERRVELSGEGLFDVTHNPERPFIVEAGKTTMTVRGTKFNVRDFDDEGMASTTLLEGCVEVGNRSGTVTLAPGMQSRTRGAADALSVREVDPTAYTAWTEDKIAFYNADLEEVLADIRRWYRVEMQINVDPAQYALTGKIPREFSLAQVIDLLETITDLELVMPDEKTLIVNKKQ; encoded by the coding sequence ATGATCGACAATTCAGAGCTACTGGAACACTGGACCGAGCTTTTCATCGGATATTTAAACGGCACGCTGAGCGAGAGCGAGGCGGCTGAATTCGAAGCACTTACCCGCGATCCGCACTTCGAGGCGCTCCGCGAACAGCTCACCACCAGCGGTTACATCGCCGACCGTATGGCCGGATACGACGAATTCGACACCCGCGGGGCATTCGGACGGTTCCGCACCGCCGCAGGTCTCGGCAAACCCGCCGGCACGCTGCGCCGCTGGGCCGTCGCCGCAACGGGAATCGCCGCGGCCGTCGTCATAGCTGCCGGAATCGCATTCCTCACCCGTCCCCTGCCCAGCGAGCGCGAACGCACGCTGCAACTGGCCGACGCCATCTACCCCGCGCCCGACAAGGTGACGCTCACGCTCGCCGACGGACGCCGGCTGCAGCTCGACGGGCAGGCCGAAAAGCAGATCGAAGGCGTGGGACGCATCAGCTACGGCACCGAAGGCGTGAAGTACGAAACGGCCCCCGAGGTGGTCGAACAGGCCGAGGAGGTCCTGCTGTACAACGAGCTGTCGGTACCCGAAGGGAGCAAATGCCTCATCACCCTCGAAGACGGCACTCAGGTATGGCTCAACGCCCGCTCGACACTCCGCTACCCGGTGAAATTCGCCGCGGGCGAACGCCGCGTGGAGCTTTCGGGCGAAGGACTTTTCGACGTCACGCACAACCCCGAGCGTCCGTTCATCGTCGAGGCCGGCAAGACGACGATGACCGTCCGCGGTACGAAATTCAACGTCCGCGACTTCGACGACGAGGGCATGGCCAGCACCACCCTGCTGGAAGGGTGTGTCGAGGTCGGCAACCGGAGCGGCACGGTGACTCTCGCGCCGGGCATGCAGTCCCGGACGCGCGGCGCAGCCGATGCGCTCTCGGTGCGCGAGGTAGACCCCACGGCCTACACCGCATGGACCGAGGACAAGATCGCGTTCTACAACGCCGATCTGGAGGAGGTCCTCGCCGACATCCGCCGCTGGTACCGGGTGGAGATGCAGATCAACGTCGACCCTGCACAATACGCGCTGACGGGCAAGATCCCGCGCGAGTTCTCGCTGGCGCAGGTGATCGACCTGCTGGAGACCATCACCGATCTGGAGCTGGTGATGCCCGACGAAAAAACACTGATCGTAAACAAGAAACAATAA
- a CDS encoding TolC family protein, with amino-acid sequence MKRALLTVLLLGAYAAAGAQEMPSAREASVPLTLRKCLEIGLEQNYDVRIVRNEEQISDNDATAGNAGMLPTIGLSAGYTGTLDNDRTTTPREGDAVSESNVYDQTASVGLAVNWTLFDGFRIRTNYKRLKEMQQMGALKTRITIEDFMASLTAEYYNYIQQTLRLQNFRYAVGLSRERLRITEARVQVGNFSRLDLLQARVDFNADSSKYMSQHELVTASRIRINELLANEDLDEKLCIRDTLIRVNSTLAWDTLLEKTLSANASLLMAEHDNTLAELDLKAVQARNYPYVNLTTGYGYGYNRYGSTANRSRSTLGLNAGVQVGFTIFDGNRRREQRNARIGIDNARLTRRQLEQSLRADLSNFWQAYRNNLEVILLEEENLIAAKENYAIAMERYLLGDLPGIEMREAQKSLLDAEERILTAQYNTKLCEISLQQISGNIMVYLE; translated from the coding sequence ATGAAAAGAGCATTATTAACGGTCCTGCTGCTGGGAGCATACGCCGCAGCCGGGGCGCAGGAGATGCCGTCGGCCCGGGAGGCGTCCGTTCCGCTGACCCTGCGCAAATGTCTGGAGATCGGGCTCGAACAGAATTACGACGTGCGCATCGTCCGCAACGAGGAGCAAATCAGCGACAACGACGCCACGGCCGGAAATGCCGGGATGCTCCCCACGATCGGCCTTTCGGCCGGGTATACGGGAACGCTCGACAACGACCGCACGACCACCCCGCGCGAGGGCGACGCCGTGAGCGAGTCGAACGTCTACGACCAGACGGCCAGCGTGGGGCTGGCGGTGAACTGGACGCTGTTCGACGGATTCCGCATCCGCACCAACTACAAGCGGCTGAAAGAGATGCAGCAGATGGGCGCCCTCAAAACCCGCATCACCATCGAGGATTTCATGGCCAGCCTGACGGCCGAATACTACAATTACATTCAGCAGACGCTCCGCCTGCAGAATTTCCGCTATGCCGTGGGGCTCTCGCGCGAGCGGCTCCGCATCACCGAGGCACGCGTGCAGGTGGGCAACTTCTCGCGCCTCGACCTGCTGCAGGCCCGCGTGGATTTCAACGCCGACAGTTCGAAATACATGTCCCAGCACGAGCTGGTGACCGCCTCGCGCATCCGCATCAACGAACTGCTGGCCAACGAAGACCTCGACGAAAAGCTCTGCATCCGCGACACGCTGATCCGCGTCAACAGCACCCTCGCGTGGGACACCCTGCTCGAAAAGACCCTCTCGGCAAACGCCTCGCTGCTGATGGCCGAGCACGACAACACGCTGGCCGAACTCGACCTGAAAGCCGTTCAAGCGCGCAACTATCCCTATGTCAATCTGACGACGGGCTACGGTTACGGTTACAACCGCTACGGCTCTACCGCGAACCGTTCGCGCAGTACGCTGGGGCTGAACGCCGGAGTGCAGGTCGGCTTCACGATCTTCGACGGCAACCGCCGCCGCGAACAGCGCAACGCCCGCATCGGCATCGACAACGCCCGGCTGACCCGCCGGCAGTTGGAGCAGTCGCTGCGCGCCGACCTGTCGAACTTCTGGCAGGCCTACCGCAACAACCTCGAGGTGATTCTGCTCGAAGAGGAGAACCTGATCGCCGCCAAGGAGAATTACGCCATCGCCATGGAGCGTTACCTGCTGGGCGACCTGCCGGGCATCGAGATGCGCGAAGCACAGAAGAGCCTGCTGGACGCCGAGGAGCGCATCCTCACGGCGCAGTACAACACCAAGCTGTGCGAAATATCGTTGCAGCAGATCAGCGGCAACATCATGGTCTATCTGGAATAA
- the trxA gene encoding thioredoxin codes for MKKLLITAFALLAFAAGSQAQTNNKNAKNMKTIALTKADFLKKVADYEKNPQEWKYLGDKPALIDFYASWCGPCKALAPVLEELAAEYGDQIYIYKINTEEEQELAAAFGIRSIPTLLFVPMTGKPQMAQGALPKASLKEAIDKVMLGK; via the coding sequence ATGAAAAAACTGCTCATAACCGCTTTCGCGCTGCTGGCCTTCGCCGCCGGAAGCCAAGCACAGACCAACAACAAAAACGCAAAGAATATGAAAACGATCGCATTGACCAAGGCCGACTTTCTGAAGAAGGTCGCCGACTATGAGAAGAATCCCCAAGAGTGGAAATACCTCGGTGACAAACCCGCCCTGATCGACTTTTACGCTTCGTGGTGCGGCCCCTGCAAGGCACTGGCGCCGGTATTGGAGGAGCTGGCTGCCGAGTACGGGGACCAAATCTACATCTACAAGATCAACACCGAAGAGGAACAGGAACTCGCCGCAGCGTTCGGCATCCGTTCGATCCCCACGCTGTTGTTCGTCCCGATGACCGGCAAACCCCAGATGGCACAGGGCGCACTGCCCAAGGCATCGCTCAAGGAGGCCATCGACAAAGTAATGCTCGGCAAGTAA
- a CDS encoding efflux RND transporter periplasmic adaptor subunit → MNKKKKWIITAVILVVFCLALGLYNFMNGKGSAEPDAAAAAAPRRTSILNVNGLVIRPQQLTDGITTVGNLLPDEEVDLSFETSGKIVAINFREGTAVRKGDLLAKVNDQPLLAQLRRYEAQLKLAEDRVYRQSALLEKDAVSQEAYEQARTELATLNADIDIVKSNIALTELRAPFDGVIGLRNVSEGAYASPSVVVAKLAKIKPLKIDLFVPERYANQIKPGTKLSFTVDGQQATFQGSVYATESKIDLATHTFAVRAHYSNAQGRLLPGRFVTVQIRLHDIPNAIAVPTEAIVPEMGVDKVYLCKGGRAHAVEVTTGLRTDAEIQILKGLNVGDTLITSGTLQLREGLPVKLDTVE, encoded by the coding sequence ATGAATAAAAAGAAAAAATGGATCATCACGGCCGTCATTCTCGTGGTATTCTGTCTGGCACTGGGCCTCTATAACTTCATGAACGGTAAAGGATCGGCCGAGCCCGATGCAGCCGCGGCGGCCGCTCCGCGCAGGACGAGCATTCTGAACGTCAACGGGCTCGTCATACGTCCCCAGCAACTGACCGACGGAATCACCACCGTGGGCAACCTGCTGCCCGACGAGGAGGTGGACCTCTCGTTCGAGACCTCGGGCAAGATCGTGGCGATCAATTTCAGGGAGGGCACCGCCGTCAGGAAAGGCGACCTGCTGGCCAAGGTGAACGACCAGCCACTGCTGGCCCAGCTCCGCCGTTACGAGGCGCAGCTCAAGCTGGCCGAGGACCGTGTCTACCGCCAGAGCGCCCTGCTGGAGAAAGATGCCGTCAGCCAAGAGGCCTACGAACAGGCCCGCACGGAACTGGCAACACTCAACGCCGACATCGACATCGTGAAATCGAATATCGCACTCACGGAGCTCCGCGCACCGTTCGACGGCGTGATCGGCCTGCGGAACGTCAGCGAGGGCGCCTATGCCTCGCCGAGCGTCGTGGTGGCCAAACTGGCCAAGATAAAGCCGCTGAAGATCGACCTCTTCGTCCCGGAGCGTTACGCCAACCAGATCAAACCCGGAACGAAACTCTCGTTCACGGTCGACGGACAGCAGGCGACTTTCCAAGGTTCGGTCTACGCCACCGAGTCGAAGATCGATCTGGCGACGCACACTTTCGCCGTGCGCGCGCACTACTCCAATGCGCAGGGACGGCTGCTGCCGGGGCGCTTCGTCACGGTGCAGATTCGCCTGCACGACATCCCGAACGCCATCGCCGTGCCGACCGAAGCCATCGTTCCCGAGATGGGCGTGGACAAGGTCTACCTCTGCAAAGGGGGCCGGGCACACGCCGTGGAGGTGACGACCGGCCTGCGGACCGACGCCGAGATACAGATACTCAAGGGACTGAACGTCGGCGACACGCTGATTACCTCCGGAACGCTCCAGTTGCGCGAGGGACTCCCCGTCAAACTCGACACCGTCGAATAA
- a CDS encoding efflux RND transporter permease subunit, producing the protein MNISELSIRRPVLASVLTIIILLFGFIGYSYLGVREYPSVDNPIISVSCSYPGANADVIENQITEPLEQNINGIPGIRSLSSVSRQGQSRITVEFELSVDLETAANDVRDKVSRAQRYLPRDCDPPTVAKADADAQPILMATIQSDKRSLLELSEIADLTVKEQLQTISNVSSVEIWGEKRYSMRLWLDPAKMAGYGITPTDIKNALDRENVELPSGSIEGNTTELTIRTMGLMHTTQEFNDLVIREDAGRIIRLSDVGRAELGPQDTRSYMKMNGIPMVGVVVIPQPGANHIEIADAVYKRMESMKKDLPDDVVTSYGFDNTRFIRASIDEVKQTVYEAFILVIIIIFLFLRNWRVTLIPCIVIPVSLIGTFFIMYVAGFSINVLSMLAVVLSVGLVVDDAIVMTENIYIRIERGMTPRDAGIEGAKEIFFAVISTSITLIAVFFPIVFMEGMTGRLFREFSMVISGAVVISTFAALTITPMLATKLLVRQEKKSWFYSKTEPFFVWLNGFYSRTLASFLRRRWLALPLVALTLAVIGWLWSSIPAEMAPLEDRSQISVNTSGTEGATYEYMRDYTEEINRLVDSLVPETEAVTARVSSGRGNVRIALTDIATRKRSQMEIAEEVSAAVRTKTKARAFVQQQSTFGGRRGNMPVQYVLQATNLERLQEVLPEFMTRVYESPVFQMADVDLKFSKPEARITINRDKSNLLGISTRDIAQTLQYGLSGQRMGYFYMNGKQYEILAEINRQQRNKPADLRSIYVRSDKGEMIQLDNLVTLEENVAPPQLYHYNRFLSATVSAGLAKGKTIGQGLDEMDRIAEEVLGDDFRTALAGDSKEFRESSSSLMFAFVLAIVLIYLILAAQFESFKDPLVIMLTVPLAIAGALVFMWGTDQTMNIFSQIGIIMLIGLVAKNGILIVEFANQKQEAGMNKMHAIEEAALQRLRPILMTSASTILGLLPLTVASGEGANGRIAMGVAVVGGMVVSTLLTLYIVPAIYSYVSTNRIKQSKNNDA; encoded by the coding sequence ATGAACATTTCCGAACTGAGCATCCGGCGGCCCGTTCTGGCCTCGGTGCTGACGATCATCATCCTGCTATTCGGCTTCATCGGGTACAGCTACCTCGGCGTGCGGGAGTACCCCAGCGTCGACAACCCGATCATCTCGGTGTCGTGTTCCTACCCGGGCGCCAACGCCGACGTGATCGAGAACCAGATCACCGAGCCGCTCGAGCAGAACATCAACGGCATTCCGGGCATCCGCTCGCTCTCGAGCGTCAGCCGTCAGGGACAGAGCCGCATCACCGTGGAGTTCGAACTCTCGGTGGACCTCGAGACCGCCGCCAACGACGTGCGCGACAAGGTGTCGCGCGCCCAGCGCTACCTGCCCCGCGACTGCGATCCCCCGACGGTCGCCAAGGCCGACGCCGACGCCCAGCCGATCCTGATGGCCACGATCCAGAGCGACAAGCGGTCGCTGCTGGAGCTGAGCGAGATCGCCGACCTCACGGTCAAGGAGCAGTTGCAGACCATCAGCAACGTCAGCAGCGTGGAGATCTGGGGTGAAAAGCGCTACTCGATGCGCCTGTGGCTCGACCCGGCCAAGATGGCCGGCTACGGCATCACCCCGACGGACATCAAGAACGCCCTCGACCGTGAGAACGTCGAGCTGCCCTCGGGCAGCATCGAGGGCAACACCACCGAGCTGACCATCCGCACGATGGGTCTGATGCATACCACGCAGGAGTTCAACGATCTGGTGATACGCGAGGACGCCGGCCGCATCATCCGCCTGAGCGACGTGGGACGCGCCGAACTGGGTCCGCAGGACACACGCAGCTACATGAAGATGAACGGCATCCCGATGGTCGGCGTGGTGGTGATTCCGCAGCCGGGCGCCAACCACATCGAGATCGCCGACGCCGTCTACAAACGCATGGAGTCGATGAAAAAGGACCTCCCGGACGACGTGGTGACCTCCTACGGATTCGACAACACGCGCTTCATCCGCGCCTCGATCGACGAGGTGAAGCAGACCGTCTACGAGGCCTTCATACTGGTCATCATCATCATTTTCCTCTTCCTGAGGAACTGGCGCGTGACGCTCATCCCCTGCATCGTCATCCCCGTGTCGCTGATCGGCACGTTCTTCATCATGTACGTCGCGGGATTCTCGATCAACGTGCTGTCGATGCTGGCCGTGGTGCTGTCGGTGGGACTGGTCGTCGACGACGCCATCGTGATGACCGAGAACATCTACATCCGCATCGAACGCGGCATGACGCCCCGCGACGCCGGTATCGAGGGTGCCAAGGAGATCTTCTTCGCCGTGATCTCGACCTCGATCACGCTGATCGCCGTCTTCTTCCCGATCGTCTTCATGGAGGGCATGACCGGACGGCTGTTCCGCGAGTTCAGCATGGTGATCTCGGGCGCCGTGGTCATCTCGACCTTCGCGGCGCTGACGATCACCCCGATGCTGGCGACCAAACTGCTGGTGCGTCAGGAGAAGAAAAGCTGGTTCTACAGCAAGACCGAACCTTTCTTCGTCTGGCTCAACGGCTTTTACAGCCGCACGCTGGCCTCTTTCCTGCGCCGCCGCTGGCTGGCGCTTCCGCTGGTCGCGCTGACCCTCGCGGTGATCGGCTGGCTGTGGAGTTCGATCCCGGCCGAGATGGCCCCGCTGGAGGACCGGTCGCAGATTTCGGTCAACACCAGCGGCACGGAGGGCGCCACCTATGAATATATGCGCGACTACACCGAGGAGATCAACCGGCTGGTCGACTCGCTCGTGCCGGAGACCGAAGCCGTGACGGCGCGCGTGTCGAGCGGCCGCGGAAACGTCCGCATCGCCCTGACGGACATCGCGACCCGCAAGCGGTCGCAGATGGAGATCGCCGAGGAGGTATCGGCCGCCGTGCGCACCAAAACCAAAGCACGCGCATTCGTGCAGCAGCAGAGCACGTTCGGCGGGCGCCGCGGAAACATGCCCGTACAGTACGTCCTGCAGGCCACCAATCTCGAACGATTGCAGGAGGTGCTGCCCGAGTTCATGACCCGGGTCTACGAAAGCCCCGTGTTCCAGATGGCCGACGTGGACCTGAAGTTCAGCAAACCCGAAGCGCGCATCACCATCAACCGCGACAAGTCGAACCTGCTGGGCATCTCGACGCGCGACATCGCCCAGACGCTCCAGTACGGACTCAGCGGCCAGCGGATGGGTTATTTCTACATGAACGGCAAGCAGTACGAGATTCTGGCCGAGATCAACCGCCAGCAGCGCAACAAACCCGCCGACCTGCGTTCGATCTATGTGCGCAGCGATAAGGGCGAGATGATCCAACTGGACAACCTCGTCACGCTCGAGGAGAACGTCGCACCGCCGCAGCTCTACCACTACAACCGCTTCCTCTCGGCCACCGTGTCGGCCGGACTGGCCAAGGGCAAGACCATCGGGCAGGGCCTCGACGAGATGGACCGCATCGCCGAAGAGGTGCTCGGCGACGATTTCCGCACGGCGCTGGCCGGCGATTCGAAGGAGTTCCGCGAGAGTTCTTCGAGCCTGATGTTCGCCTTCGTGCTGGCCATCGTACTGATCTACCTGATCCTCGCAGCGCAGTTCGAGAGTTTCAAGGACCCGCTCGTCATCATGCTCACCGTGCCGCTGGCCATCGCCGGAGCGCTGGTGTTCATGTGGGGCACGGACCAGACGATGAACATATTCAGCCAGATCGGTATCATCATGCTCATCGGACTGGTAGCCAAGAACGGCATCCTGATCGTCGAGTTCGCCAACCAGAAGCAGGAGGCGGGGATGAACAAGATGCACGCCATCGAGGAGGCGGCGCTGCAACGCCTGCGCCCGATCCTGATGACCTCGGCCTCGACCATTCTGGGCCTGCTGCCGCTGACCGTCGCCTCGGGCGAGGGGGCCAACGGACGTATCGCCATGGGTGTGGCCGTGGTGGGCGGCATGGTGGTCTCGACGCTGCTGACACTTTACATCGTTCCGGCCATCTACAGCTATGTCTCGACGAACCGGATCAAGCAATCGAAAAACAACGACGCATGA
- a CDS encoding 4Fe-4S binding protein has protein sequence MALAIDPLLCPQNHRCPLIAICPAGAISQKGNSLPAIDPEKCIECGKCVKHCGMQAVHKAEKHGQAL, from the coding sequence ATGGCGCTGGCCATCGACCCCCTGCTATGCCCGCAGAACCACCGCTGTCCGCTGATTGCGATCTGCCCCGCAGGTGCGATTTCTCAAAAGGGAAATTCCCTGCCGGCGATCGATCCCGAAAAGTGCATCGAATGCGGCAAATGCGTGAAACACTGCGGCATGCAGGCCGTACACAAAGCGGAAAAGCATGGACAAGCTCTGTAA